In Halomonas alkalicola, the following proteins share a genomic window:
- the ygfZ gene encoding CAF17-like 4Fe-4S cluster assembly/insertion protein YgfZ produces the protein MHDWITACGGRQDAEDRIAFDTPAPARQALDGTVVTPLVHLGVLDVTGPDAERFLQGQASAQVGLANGDFAPLTVFCTPKGRMLANAQLLRVAEGHNRLLMQRGLVQPLAEHLGKFAAFYKAELRVRDDLALIGLIGQDAPALAEVRLDLAPPPVWHQAGDAETQLLTHPGPRPRQLICLAAEAGAALWSRLAEQASPVGNAIWCLHDIQAGLAWLTPAHRDALLPQMINWEALGGISFKKGCYTGQEVVARAHFRGQVKRRLVRAQLEGGELPALASPVESADGKAVGEVVAAELDAYDQAEILAVLSTKEDLGPLRVAGQAVKQLKLPYPIERLDPESLAASR, from the coding sequence ATGCACGACTGGATCACCGCCTGTGGCGGACGGCAGGACGCCGAGGACCGAATCGCCTTCGACACCCCGGCGCCGGCCCGCCAGGCCCTGGATGGCACCGTGGTGACACCGCTGGTGCATCTGGGCGTACTCGACGTGACCGGCCCCGACGCCGAGAGATTCCTGCAGGGCCAGGCCAGCGCCCAGGTGGGCCTGGCCAACGGCGATTTCGCCCCCCTAACCGTGTTCTGCACCCCCAAGGGGCGAATGCTGGCCAATGCCCAGCTGCTGCGCGTCGCCGAGGGGCACAACCGGCTGCTGATGCAGCGCGGCCTGGTCCAGCCCCTGGCGGAGCACCTGGGCAAGTTTGCCGCCTTCTACAAGGCCGAGCTCCGGGTGCGCGATGACCTGGCGCTGATCGGCCTGATCGGCCAGGACGCCCCGGCGCTGGCCGAGGTGAGGCTGGACCTGGCGCCGCCCCCGGTGTGGCACCAGGCGGGGGATGCCGAGACTCAGCTGCTGACCCACCCTGGCCCGCGCCCGCGCCAGCTGATCTGCCTGGCCGCCGAGGCTGGCGCGGCGCTGTGGTCGCGCCTCGCCGAGCAGGCCAGCCCGGTGGGCAATGCCATCTGGTGCCTGCACGACATCCAGGCCGGGCTGGCCTGGCTGACGCCCGCCCACCGCGATGCCCTGCTGCCGCAGATGATCAACTGGGAAGCGCTGGGCGGCATCAGCTTCAAGAAGGGCTGCTACACGGGGCAGGAGGTGGTGGCCCGAGCCCACTTCCGCGGCCAGGTGAAGCGTCGCCTGGTCAGGGCCCAGCTGGAAGGCGGAGAGCTGCCCGCCCTGGCAAGCCCGGTGGAGAGTGCCGATGGCAAGGCGGTGGGCGAGGTGGTGGCCGCCGAACTCGACGCCTATGACCAGGCGGAGATCCTGGCGGTACTGAGCACCAAAGAAGACCTGGGGCCGCTCCGCGTCGCCGGCCAGGCCGTCAAGCAGCTGAAGCTGCCCTACCCCATCGAACGCCTGGACCCGGAGAGCCTGGCGGCCAGCCGCTAG
- a CDS encoding OsmC family protein produces the protein MKKTIEVVSVRNHIFRQRVELDGFEDLFVDVPVAYGGEGSAPDPHDYFDLSLGACKAITSMMYAKRKKWPLEGVSVKVHRDDSEERHGTYRLDVEMTFHGIEDTEQRLRLEEISHKCPIHRLMTSSTVEVSTRTTVEA, from the coding sequence ATGAAGAAGACCATTGAAGTCGTAAGCGTACGCAACCATATCTTCCGCCAGCGAGTCGAACTGGATGGCTTTGAGGACCTCTTCGTCGATGTGCCGGTGGCCTATGGCGGAGAGGGCAGCGCCCCGGACCCCCACGACTACTTTGACCTGTCGCTGGGGGCCTGCAAGGCGATCACCTCGATGATGTATGCCAAGCGCAAGAAGTGGCCCCTGGAGGGGGTGAGCGTGAAGGTGCATCGCGATGACAGCGAGGAGCGCCATGGCACCTACCGGCTCGACGTGGAGATGACCTTTCACGGCATCGAGGACACCGAGCAGCGCCTGCGCCTCGAGGAGATCAGCCACAAGTGCCCCATTCATCGCCTGATGACCAGCTCCACCGTGGAGGTTTCCACGCGGACCACCGTCGAGGCCTGA
- a CDS encoding TatD family hydrolase produces MLIDAHCHLDFPDFDADREAVVERARAVGVSHFVVPGTTRARWPDVLALGARDDVSVCLGLHPYFLEEHREEDLAALEAGLETHGDLVAIGECGIDARFPETLDAQWRLFDAQLRMAKARRLPVVIHCVRANDRVARRLRELALPAGGLIHAFAGSPEQAKALLDLGFVVGLGGAVTHVRAKRLRRTVASLPDDGYVLETDSPDMPLAGRQGERNEPARVAEVCRVVADLREEPFEAVAAASTATARRLFRL; encoded by the coding sequence ATGCTGATCGACGCCCACTGTCATCTGGACTTCCCCGATTTCGACGCCGACCGTGAGGCGGTGGTCGAGCGGGCCAGGGCGGTGGGCGTTTCGCATTTCGTGGTGCCGGGCACGACGCGTGCCCGCTGGCCCGACGTGCTGGCGCTGGGGGCGCGGGACGACGTCAGCGTCTGCCTGGGGCTGCATCCCTATTTCCTGGAGGAACATCGGGAGGAGGACCTGGCCGCTCTTGAGGCAGGGCTGGAGACGCATGGCGACCTTGTCGCCATTGGCGAGTGCGGTATCGACGCCCGCTTTCCCGAGACCCTCGACGCCCAGTGGCGGCTCTTCGATGCCCAGCTCAGGATGGCCAAGGCGCGTCGCCTGCCGGTGGTGATCCACTGCGTGCGCGCCAACGACCGGGTCGCCAGGCGACTGCGTGAGCTGGCGCTACCGGCCGGCGGGCTGATCCATGCCTTCGCCGGCTCACCGGAGCAGGCGAAGGCGTTACTCGATCTGGGGTTCGTGGTGGGCCTGGGCGGCGCGGTCACCCATGTCCGGGCCAAGCGCCTGAGGCGCACGGTGGCGAGCCTGCCCGACGATGGCTATGTGCTGGAGACCGACAGCCCCGACATGCCGCTGGCCGGTCGCCAGGGAGAGCGCAACGAGCCGGCGCGGGTCGCGGAGGTGTGTCGGGTCGTGGCCGACCTGCGCGAGGAACCCTTCGAGGCCGTGGCGGCGGCCAGCACCGCCACCGCCAGGCGGCTTTTTCGGCTGTGA
- the uvrB gene encoding excinuclease ABC subunit UvrB: MSKPFRLASKFQPAGDQPTAIDSLVKGLEAGLAHQTLLGVSGSGKTFTMANVVERLQRPTIVMAPNKTLAAQLYGEFKAFFPDNAIEYFVSYYDYYQPEAYVPSSDTFIEKDASINDHIEQMRLSATKALLERRDALIVVSVSAIYGLGDPDQYLKMRLHFTRGELIDQRSFLRRLAELQYTRNDMDFKRGTYRVRGDVIDIFPADAEDEAVRVELFDDEIDTISLFDPLTGEVRGKVPRMTIYPKSHYVTPRETILGAIDAIKAELKERLDWLRKHDKLVEAQRLEQRTLYDIEMMLELGYCNGIENYSRYLSGRNPGEPPPTFFDYLPADALLFIDESHVSVPQVGGMYKGDRSRKETLVEYGFRLPSALDNRPMKFEEWEAISPQTIFVSATPGPYEAEHAGQVVEQVVRPTGLLDPELEVRPAGTQVDDLLSEIRLRSAVGERVLVTTLTKRMAEDLTEYLGEHDVRVRYLHSDIDTVERVEIIRDLRLGKFDVLVGINLLREGLDIPEVSLVAILDADKEGFLRNERSLIQTIGRAARNAHGKAILYGDRVTDSMRRAMEETERRRDKQIAHNEAHGITPTTVTRSVADILEAAQAPGRKGKGRRGERKVAEREAIYDPPELSPSELAQELTRVEDAMFEAAQNLEFEEAARLRDQLHQLKERQLALG, encoded by the coding sequence ATGAGCAAGCCCTTTCGCCTCGCCTCGAAGTTCCAGCCCGCCGGCGACCAGCCCACGGCCATCGACAGCCTGGTCAAGGGGCTGGAGGCGGGGCTCGCCCACCAGACCCTGCTCGGGGTGTCGGGGTCGGGCAAGACCTTCACCATGGCCAACGTGGTCGAGCGCCTTCAGCGCCCGACCATCGTCATGGCGCCGAACAAGACCCTGGCGGCGCAGCTCTACGGCGAGTTCAAGGCGTTCTTCCCCGACAACGCCATCGAGTACTTCGTCTCCTACTACGACTACTACCAGCCCGAGGCCTATGTGCCGTCGTCGGACACCTTCATCGAGAAGGATGCCTCCATCAACGACCACATCGAGCAGATGCGCCTCTCCGCCACCAAGGCCCTGCTGGAGCGGCGCGATGCGCTGATCGTGGTCTCGGTGTCGGCCATCTACGGGCTGGGTGACCCCGACCAGTACCTGAAGATGCGGTTGCACTTCACCCGCGGCGAACTGATCGACCAGCGCTCCTTCCTGCGCCGCCTGGCGGAGCTGCAGTACACCCGCAACGACATGGACTTCAAGCGCGGCACCTACCGGGTGCGCGGCGACGTCATCGACATCTTCCCGGCAGACGCCGAGGACGAGGCGGTGCGCGTCGAGCTGTTCGACGACGAGATCGATACCATCAGCCTCTTTGACCCGCTCACCGGAGAGGTCAGGGGCAAGGTGCCCCGCATGACGATCTACCCCAAGTCCCACTACGTGACGCCCCGGGAGACCATCCTCGGCGCCATCGACGCGATCAAGGCGGAGCTCAAGGAGCGCCTCGACTGGCTGCGCAAGCATGACAAGCTGGTGGAGGCTCAGCGCCTGGAGCAGCGCACCCTCTACGACATCGAGATGATGCTGGAGCTGGGCTACTGCAACGGCATCGAGAACTACTCCCGCTACCTCTCCGGGCGTAACCCGGGCGAACCGCCGCCCACCTTCTTCGACTATCTGCCGGCGGATGCGCTGCTCTTCATCGACGAGAGCCATGTCAGCGTTCCCCAGGTGGGCGGCATGTACAAGGGCGACCGCTCGCGCAAGGAGACCCTGGTGGAGTACGGCTTCCGGCTCCCCTCGGCGCTGGACAACCGTCCGATGAAGTTCGAGGAGTGGGAGGCGATCTCCCCCCAGACGATCTTCGTCTCGGCGACCCCAGGTCCCTACGAGGCCGAGCATGCCGGCCAGGTGGTGGAGCAGGTGGTGCGGCCTACCGGGCTGCTCGACCCGGAGCTGGAGGTGCGCCCGGCCGGCACCCAGGTGGACGACCTGCTCTCGGAGATCCGCCTGCGCAGCGCGGTGGGCGAGCGGGTGCTGGTGACGACGCTGACCAAGCGCATGGCCGAGGATCTCACCGAGTATCTCGGCGAGCACGACGTGCGGGTGCGCTACCTGCACTCCGACATCGATACCGTGGAGCGGGTGGAGATCATCCGCGACCTGCGCCTGGGCAAGTTCGATGTGCTGGTGGGGATCAACCTGCTGCGCGAGGGGCTCGACATTCCCGAGGTCTCGCTGGTGGCGATCCTCGATGCCGACAAGGAGGGGTTCCTGCGCAACGAGCGCTCGCTGATCCAGACCATCGGCCGCGCGGCCCGCAATGCCCACGGCAAGGCGATCCTCTACGGTGACCGGGTCACCGACTCCATGCGCCGCGCCATGGAGGAGACCGAGCGACGCCGCGACAAGCAGATCGCCCACAACGAGGCCCATGGCATCACCCCGACCACGGTGACCCGCTCGGTGGCCGATATCCTCGAGGCCGCCCAGGCGCCGGGCCGCAAGGGCAAGGGGCGTCGCGGCGAGCGCAAGGTGGCGGAGCGGGAGGCGATCTACGACCCCCCGGAGCTGTCGCCGTCCGAGCTGGCGCAGGAGCTGACCCGGGTGGAGGACGCCATGTTCGAGGCGGCCCAGAACCTGGAGTTCGAGGAGGCAGCGCGGCTGCGCGACCAGCTGCATCAGCTCAAGGAGCGTCAGCTGGCGCTTGGATAG